In Juglans microcarpa x Juglans regia isolate MS1-56 chromosome 8D, Jm3101_v1.0, whole genome shotgun sequence, the following are encoded in one genomic region:
- the LOC121243552 gene encoding transmembrane protein 18, protein MEELKSAIEEHMDQMADLVQKFSSELRSGLRPAFDNFIGFFHAIDWKEPWLMCLIGLHFALLLLTIFSRKHMNFQMCLFLLALAGVYLAENLNRFLGENWKSFSSQNYFDRSGVFLSVVWSGPLLVIAIIILVNTLFSLCFLMVRWKKAELRYRARVARDKKD, encoded by the exons atggaggagctgaaaTCGGCTATAGAGGAGCACATGGATCAAATGGCCGATCTGGTCCAGAAATTTTCTTCCGAGCTGCGCTCCGGTCTACGTCCCGCCTTCGACAATTTCATTGGTTTCTTCCACGCAATCGACTGGAAG GAACCTTGGTTAATGTGCTTAATAGGGTTACATTTTGCGTTGTTGCTGCTAACGATCTTCTCGAGGAAGCATATGAACTTTCAGATGTGCTTGTTCCTTCTGGCAT TGGCTGGTGTATATCTTGCCGAGAATCTCAATAGATTCCTAGGTGAAAACTGGAAGAGCTTCTCCAGCCAGAATTATTTTGATCGGAGTGGTGTTTTTCTCTCAGTAGTATGGTCTGGGCCTCTTCTTGTCATCGCAATCATAATCTTG GTAAACACACTCTTTTCCTTATGTTTCCTTATGGTAAGATGGAAAAAGGCAGAGCTCAGATATCGTGCAAGGGTTGCCCGTGACAAGAAGGATTGA